The Eubacteriaceae bacterium Marseille-Q4139 genome has a window encoding:
- the rpsO gene encoding 30S ribosomal protein S15 encodes MISKEKKAAIIAEYGRKPGDTGSPEVQIAILTHRITELTEHLKANPKDHHSRRGLLMMVGQRRGLLDYLKKTNLEGYRALIEKLGIRK; translated from the coding sequence ATGATTTCCAAGGAAAAGAAAGCAGCTATCATCGCAGAGTACGGCAGAAAGCCGGGAGACACCGGTTCTCCGGAAGTTCAGATCGCAATCCTTACCCACAGGATTACAGAGCTCACCGAGCATCTGAAAGCCAACCCGAAGGATCATCACTCCAGACGCGGCCTTCTTATGATGGTAGGTCAGAGACGCGGTCTCCTTGACTACCTGAAGAAAACAAACCTGGAAGGCTACCGTGCGCTGATCGAGAAGTTAGGAATCAGAAAGTAA
- a CDS encoding L,D-transpeptidase/peptidoglycan binding protein has product MEGEQRRPGSRGRSRRQTRESRDSAGKALRIKILAGVGAGILLVGGIAGFSYIRQAKKYETVFFPNTVINDIDVSDKSVYQVKSEISSGIEGYRLLIKARDGKTGEISGEAIGLHSEFDGSLEKYLKEQDTMKWAFRGGETSSYEIETMIAFDEEILSSELSAMEFMDPEAMTAPEDAHISDYDSSIKGYTVVPEVQGTTLDPVKTAEAVKAAVMGLKTELDLEEAGCYESPEILSDDAGLNSLCGTLNTYTGAVINYTFGDKTEVLSGDTIHNWLTVDGTSVSIDSSKAAEYVKNLASRYDTAYKPKTLKTSYGKTVTIKTGNYGWKINQEKETAAVLEIVKAGEQRTREPEYSQKAASHGANDYGNTYVEINLTAQHLFFYKDGKLLVESDFVSGNVSKGWGTPDGAYPLTYKQKDATLTGEDYKTPVSYWMPFNGGIGMHDATWRSSFGGTIYKTSGSHGCINLPPKVAKVIFENISSGMPVLCYFLDGTEAASTTTTAQNDPDAEKPTAAETTAAPETTAAPETTAAAPETTAAPETTAAPETTAAPETTAAPETTAAPETTAAPEETTTTLETTAAPEETTAAPEPTEAPETTEVPREPGFADVPEESESPAGPGF; this is encoded by the coding sequence ATGGAAGGAGAACAGAGAAGGCCGGGCAGCCGGGGACGGAGCCGCAGGCAGACGAGAGAGAGCCGGGACAGTGCAGGAAAAGCGCTTCGGATTAAAATTCTTGCAGGCGTCGGCGCGGGGATCCTCCTTGTCGGGGGGATCGCCGGATTTTCCTACATAAGACAGGCGAAAAAGTACGAGACCGTGTTTTTCCCCAATACGGTCATCAATGATATTGATGTGTCAGATAAAAGCGTTTATCAGGTGAAGTCTGAAATTTCTTCCGGCATCGAAGGATACCGTCTCCTCATTAAAGCCAGGGACGGGAAGACCGGGGAGATTTCGGGCGAGGCCATCGGGCTCCATTCGGAGTTTGACGGGAGCCTGGAAAAGTACCTGAAGGAACAGGATACGATGAAATGGGCCTTCCGCGGCGGAGAGACGTCCTCCTATGAGATCGAGACCATGATTGCCTTCGATGAGGAGATTCTTTCTTCGGAGCTTTCGGCCATGGAGTTCATGGATCCGGAGGCCATGACGGCGCCGGAGGATGCCCATATTTCCGATTATGACAGTTCCATTAAGGGCTATACGGTGGTTCCGGAGGTGCAGGGAACGACGCTGGATCCCGTAAAGACGGCGGAGGCCGTGAAGGCGGCCGTCATGGGCCTTAAGACAGAGCTGGATCTGGAGGAGGCCGGCTGTTATGAGTCTCCGGAGATTTTATCGGACGATGCGGGGCTTAACTCCCTCTGCGGGACGTTAAATACCTACACAGGTGCCGTCATCAATTATACCTTCGGCGATAAGACCGAGGTTTTAAGCGGCGACACGATCCACAACTGGCTGACGGTGGACGGCACGAGCGTGAGCATTGATTCGTCGAAGGCGGCAGAGTATGTGAAGAACCTGGCGTCCAGATATGATACGGCATATAAGCCGAAGACGCTGAAAACTTCCTATGGTAAGACCGTGACCATCAAGACGGGAAACTACGGCTGGAAGATCAATCAGGAGAAAGAGACGGCAGCCGTCCTGGAAATCGTAAAGGCCGGCGAGCAGCGAACCAGGGAGCCGGAGTATTCCCAGAAGGCGGCCAGCCACGGCGCCAACGACTATGGAAATACCTATGTGGAAATCAACCTGACGGCACAGCACCTTTTCTTTTATAAAGACGGAAAACTCCTCGTGGAGTCGGATTTCGTCTCCGGGAACGTGTCAAAGGGATGGGGGACGCCGGACGGCGCTTATCCTCTGACCTATAAGCAGAAGGACGCGACCTTGACAGGAGAGGACTATAAGACGCCGGTATCCTACTGGATGCCCTTTAACGGCGGCATCGGCATGCATGATGCCACCTGGAGAAGCAGCTTCGGCGGCACCATCTATAAGACCAGCGGCTCCCACGGCTGCATCAACCTGCCGCCGAAGGTAGCAAAGGTCATTTTTGAGAATATTTCTTCAGGAATGCCGGTGCTCTGCTATTTCTTAGACGGCACCGAGGCAGCGTCCACGACGACCACGGCCCAGAACGACCCGGATGCCGAGAAGCCGACGGCAGCCGAGACAACGGCCGCGCCGGAAACGACAGCGGCGCCAGAGACAACGGCGGCCGCGCCGGAGACGACAGCGGCGCCAGAGACAACGGCGGCCCCGGAAACGACGGCAGCACCCGAGACAACGGCCGCGCCGGAAACGACGGCAGCACCCGAGACAACGGCCGCGCCGGAGGAGACAACGACGACGCTGGAAACGACGGCCGCGCCGGAAGAGACGACGGCCGCGCCTGAACCCACCGAAGCCCCGGAAACCACCGAGGTTCCCAGGGAGCCGGGCTTTGCAGACGTGCCGGAAGAGTCGGAATCGCCGGCAGGCCCCGGATTTTAA
- a CDS encoding AI-2E family transporter — MGNKEYVKYLAIGGTAAAVCLFVKYFEEILGAVRLAFGAAAPLFLGCAAAYVLNILLKKIEKIYFPGKTGGFAAKSRRPVCIVLSLLLLVLILALIMKLVVPELISCIRLITDEIPPLVEQIRTWAIENSSELPTFQETLKSVDVDWQSMLKKGLDLVLAGAGGIFNSLVAVAAGVVGRTAELLIALIFAIYLLAEKEVLKKQADRLLRACFKPGTRKQILYVAATFHETFTNFITGQCMEAVIIGLLCTLGMSLLRIPYALMTGAVVGATALIPVVGAYIGAAVGAFMVFTVNPLQALLFLVFLVVLQQLEGNLIYPKVVGSSIGLPGLWVLAAVTVGGGVMGIAGMLIGVPLAASVYKLAGAAVAHRLGEKTIKG, encoded by the coding sequence ATGGGCAATAAGGAATACGTGAAATATCTGGCAATCGGCGGGACAGCAGCGGCTGTCTGCCTGTTTGTGAAGTATTTTGAGGAGATCCTGGGAGCCGTCAGGCTGGCTTTCGGGGCTGCGGCGCCGCTTTTTTTGGGCTGCGCGGCCGCGTATGTGCTCAACATTCTGTTAAAGAAAATAGAAAAGATATATTTCCCGGGAAAGACGGGCGGGTTTGCTGCGAAAAGCCGCAGGCCGGTCTGCATCGTCTTATCCCTTCTGCTTCTTGTTTTAATCCTTGCACTTATCATGAAGCTGGTGGTGCCGGAGCTCATCTCCTGTATCCGCCTGATTACCGATGAGATCCCGCCGCTTGTGGAACAGATCCGCACCTGGGCCATTGAAAATTCTAGTGAACTTCCGACGTTCCAGGAGACGCTTAAGTCGGTGGATGTGGACTGGCAGTCCATGCTTAAGAAGGGGCTGGATCTTGTGCTGGCCGGCGCCGGCGGGATTTTCAACTCCCTGGTGGCCGTAGCGGCAGGCGTTGTGGGCAGGACAGCCGAGCTTTTGATTGCGCTGATTTTTGCCATCTATCTGCTGGCAGAAAAAGAGGTGTTAAAAAAGCAGGCGGACAGGCTTTTGCGGGCATGCTTTAAGCCGGGGACGAGAAAGCAGATCCTCTATGTGGCAGCTACATTCCATGAGACGTTTACGAATTTCATCACGGGCCAGTGTATGGAGGCCGTCATCATCGGCCTGCTCTGTACTTTGGGCATGTCGCTTCTTCGGATTCCCTACGCGCTTATGACAGGCGCTGTGGTGGGGGCGACGGCGCTGATTCCCGTGGTGGGCGCGTATATTGGGGCTGCTGTGGGCGCCTTTATGGTGTTTACGGTGAACCCGCTCCAGGCCCTTTTGTTCCTGGTGTTCCTGGTGGTGCTCCAGCAGCTTGAGGGAAACCTGATTTATCCGAAGGTGGTGGGTTCCTCCATCGGGCTTCCGGGGCTCTGGGTTCTGGCGGCCGTGACGGTGGGCGGCGGCGTCATGGGGATTGCCGGGATGTTGATCGGCGTCCCGCTGGCAGCGTCCGTCTATAAGCTGGCAGGCGCGGCCGTGGCCCACAGGCTTGGAGAAAAGACAATAAAAGGATAG
- a CDS encoding bifunctional riboflavin kinase/FAD synthetase: MQYLAGTREFQIEEPTVVSIGKFDGLHRGHRKLLKEMLHWKELGFKAAIFTFSTPPGALVNKKPQTVIMTNKERQELLCEAGIDYLVEYPFDEEVCRMDPEQFVAGILTGKMNAEVIVTGPDCHFGYKAAGDKELLEKLAPKYAYRFFVVEKERDRDGRIISSTYIREMLAEGNVEKAAELLGYRYFVTGTVSHGNAIGRSKLYPTANVIPEKEKHLPRFGVYAVTVKTGGKTYAGITNVGKKPTIEGENPAGVETYLFDFDGNLYGREIRVEFLKFMRPESRFSSIEELKEQLNRDIQGARAYFEQERIRNGQ; the protein is encoded by the coding sequence ATGCAGTATCTTGCAGGTACCAGAGAATTTCAGATCGAAGAGCCGACGGTTGTCAGCATCGGGAAGTTTGACGGGCTCCACCGGGGGCACAGAAAGCTTCTTAAGGAAATGCTCCACTGGAAGGAGCTGGGGTTTAAGGCGGCAATCTTTACCTTTTCCACGCCGCCGGGAGCCCTGGTGAACAAAAAGCCCCAGACCGTCATCATGACGAATAAAGAGCGCCAGGAGCTTCTTTGCGAGGCAGGCATTGACTACCTGGTGGAATACCCCTTTGACGAGGAGGTCTGCCGCATGGATCCGGAGCAGTTTGTGGCCGGAATCCTTACGGGAAAGATGAATGCTGAGGTGATCGTCACGGGGCCTGACTGCCATTTTGGCTACAAGGCCGCCGGCGATAAGGAGCTTCTTGAGAAGCTGGCGCCGAAGTACGCCTACCGGTTTTTCGTGGTGGAAAAGGAACGGGACCGGGACGGCAGGATTATCAGCAGCACCTATATCCGTGAGATGCTGGCGGAGGGCAATGTGGAGAAGGCGGCAGAGCTTCTGGGCTACCGCTATTTTGTGACAGGCACCGTGAGCCATGGAAACGCCATCGGGCGTTCTAAGCTGTACCCGACGGCAAACGTAATCCCGGAGAAGGAAAAGCACCTGCCGCGGTTCGGCGTCTATGCCGTCACGGTAAAGACAGGCGGGAAAACCTATGCCGGAATCACAAATGTGGGGAAGAAACCCACGATTGAAGGCGAAAATCCGGCCGGAGTGGAGACATACCTGTTTGATTTTGACGGAAATCTCTATGGAAGGGAGATTCGGGTGGAATTCCTGAAGTTCATGAGGCCGGAGAGCCGTTTTTCTTCCATTGAGGAGTTAAAGGAACAGTTAAACCGGGACATCCAGGGTGCCCGGGCGTATTTTGAACAGGAAAGGATACGGAATGGGCAATAA